A section of the Dehalobacter sp. DCM genome encodes:
- the rodA gene encoding rod shape-determining protein RodA, which yields MSKYKKSDRQLFRGLDYGLIAAVVLLLGLSLLILSTASINVIADDPFHYVKTQIVWIVTGIVIVVVLAVFDYDMYKKLSPWIYGFMIILLVAVFFFGTEAKGAQRWIPITSTQSIQPSEFAKVLLIVTFASFLNTREGKLNNVKDFILPLLFVLPPTFLIFLQPDLGTAMVFGAIFIGMMFVAGAHPIKFAAIIFGVIAIVILAVYFHLATDLPGPLKYLEGLPLPLQDYQINRFISFIDPARDTSGNGHQVLQSIWAIGSGGFWGKGYQQGTQGQYNILPEHHTDFVFSVVGEEFGFFGTLILLFIFCMLLLRMITIAMKSRDRYGTLITAGIVSMIVFHVFINIGMTTGIMPVTGIPLPFITSGGSSMWANMMAVGLVISVNLRGDRRMF from the coding sequence ATGTCGAAGTATAAAAAGTCAGATAGACAATTATTCAGAGGACTCGATTATGGACTGATAGCAGCTGTTGTATTGCTTTTAGGATTGAGCCTCTTAATCCTAAGTACAGCTTCAATCAACGTTATTGCAGATGACCCGTTTCATTATGTTAAAACGCAAATTGTATGGATCGTGACTGGGATTGTGATTGTTGTGGTCTTGGCGGTATTTGACTACGATATGTATAAGAAACTGTCCCCGTGGATTTATGGATTCATGATCATCTTGTTGGTTGCTGTATTTTTCTTTGGAACCGAGGCCAAAGGGGCACAACGCTGGATACCGATTACGTCGACACAAAGTATTCAGCCGTCGGAGTTTGCCAAAGTATTATTAATAGTGACGTTTGCATCCTTTCTCAATACCCGGGAAGGAAAACTGAATAATGTCAAGGATTTTATCCTCCCCCTCTTGTTTGTTCTACCTCCGACCTTTCTTATTTTCCTTCAGCCGGATTTGGGAACAGCAATGGTATTCGGTGCTATCTTTATTGGTATGATGTTTGTCGCGGGCGCCCACCCGATAAAGTTTGCGGCGATTATCTTTGGGGTTATCGCCATTGTGATTCTGGCTGTATATTTTCATTTAGCAACAGACCTGCCGGGACCGCTGAAATATCTCGAGGGTTTGCCTCTTCCGCTGCAGGACTATCAGATCAACCGGTTTATCTCTTTCATCGATCCAGCCAGAGATACGTCGGGGAATGGTCACCAGGTCCTCCAATCCATCTGGGCTATCGGTTCAGGCGGCTTCTGGGGGAAAGGTTATCAGCAGGGTACTCAGGGACAATATAATATTCTTCCGGAACACCATACCGATTTTGTTTTTTCGGTGGTTGGTGAAGAGTTTGGTTTTTTTGGAACATTGATTTTGTTATTTATATTTTGCATGTTATTGCTGCGGATGATAACCATTGCTATGAAATCCCGGGACCGCTATGGCACCTTGATTACGGCAGGCATCGTTTCCATGATCGTTTTTCATGTCTTTATTAATATCGGGATGACGACGGGTATCATGCCGGTGACAGGGATCCCGCTTCCCTTCATAACGTCCGGCGGAAGTTCTATGTGGGCCAATATGATGGCTGTGGGCTTGGTGATTAGCGTGAATTTACGCGGGGACCGACGAATGTTTTGA
- a CDS encoding TIGR03960 family B12-binding radical SAM protein, whose protein sequence is MTEKTKEWVRERLDRVLPQVIKPGRYVGGEWNMIKKDWDKTDTRVVFVFPDVYEVGMSNLALRIIYGLVNSYEHFLCERAFSPWPDMEEKLKEEGIPLYALESFHPIKDFDIVAFTLQYELSYSNILNAMKLGDIPLRAADRKAGDPLVFAGGPCAYNPEPLAPFIDVFFLGESEEQFPKILEIIRQAKEKGAGKDQILALLAPVPGVYIPSFYEPQYNPDGTIHAISRREGTPDSVPDSVKKAVLKDFSTAYFPDKVIVPYTEAIHDRVMLEVMRGCTRGCRFCQAGMIYRPLRERSLEVLLQQARDAIKATGYEEISLVSLSTSDYSCVGDLLMKLMAEMEAKGVSVSLPSLRLDSFDVRIAEQVQKVRKSGLTFAPEAGTQRLRDVINKGVTQEDLLRTTEAAFRGGWSSIKLYYMIGLPTETYEDLDGIVDQARKVLELSRKAGRRGAKITVSASSFVPKPHTPFQWVGQDSMDVLREKQEYLRQRLRDHRIKFLYHDVETSFLEAVFARGDRKTADLLEWAVHAGCKFDGWSEHFHYARWKQGMEEIGLDPHFYVDRKYDLDEVLPWDHLSAGVSKAFLTEEYEKALAEVATPDCRGKCSQCGVCPDLAKKVMVNR, encoded by the coding sequence ATGACTGAAAAAACAAAGGAATGGGTACGAGAACGGCTGGACCGCGTTCTCCCGCAAGTAATAAAGCCAGGCCGTTATGTTGGCGGCGAGTGGAATATGATCAAAAAAGACTGGGATAAGACGGATACTCGGGTCGTCTTTGTTTTCCCTGATGTATATGAAGTTGGCATGTCCAATCTGGCATTGCGTATCATTTATGGACTTGTTAATTCATATGAGCACTTTCTTTGTGAGCGGGCTTTTTCTCCCTGGCCGGATATGGAGGAGAAACTGAAAGAAGAAGGCATTCCGCTCTATGCCCTTGAATCGTTTCATCCGATTAAAGATTTTGATATTGTTGCGTTTACGCTGCAGTACGAACTGAGTTATTCCAATATCTTAAATGCGATGAAACTGGGTGATATCCCGCTAAGAGCAGCGGATAGAAAAGCAGGGGACCCTTTGGTTTTTGCCGGTGGTCCTTGTGCCTATAATCCGGAACCGCTGGCACCGTTTATTGACGTGTTCTTTCTTGGAGAAAGTGAAGAACAGTTCCCGAAGATATTGGAAATCATCCGCCAGGCTAAGGAAAAAGGCGCAGGCAAAGATCAAATATTGGCATTGCTCGCACCTGTGCCCGGGGTCTATATCCCATCGTTTTACGAACCGCAGTATAACCCGGACGGGACGATCCATGCAATTAGTCGGAGGGAGGGGACTCCCGACAGTGTACCGGATAGTGTAAAAAAAGCAGTACTTAAGGATTTCAGCACGGCTTATTTTCCGGATAAAGTGATCGTTCCTTATACCGAGGCGATCCATGACCGGGTTATGCTGGAAGTTATGCGCGGATGTACCCGAGGCTGTCGGTTTTGTCAGGCCGGCATGATCTACAGACCGCTTAGGGAACGGTCTCTGGAGGTTTTGCTGCAGCAGGCGAGAGATGCCATCAAAGCAACCGGTTATGAAGAAATATCTCTTGTATCTCTCTCCACCAGCGATTATTCCTGTGTGGGGGATCTCCTGATGAAACTAATGGCAGAAATGGAAGCCAAAGGGGTCAGCGTATCACTGCCATCACTCCGCTTGGACTCCTTTGATGTTCGTATTGCCGAACAGGTCCAGAAAGTGCGTAAATCGGGATTGACCTTTGCTCCGGAAGCAGGGACCCAGCGGCTGAGAGATGTCATTAACAAGGGTGTGACCCAGGAGGATCTGCTTAGAACAACGGAGGCCGCTTTCCGTGGCGGGTGGAGCAGTATTAAGCTTTATTATATGATTGGACTGCCTACCGAAACTTATGAAGACCTTGACGGGATCGTGGATCAAGCCCGAAAGGTCTTGGAATTGTCCAGGAAGGCAGGCAGACGTGGCGCGAAGATCACCGTTTCCGCGAGTTCATTTGTTCCCAAACCGCATACACCCTTTCAATGGGTTGGTCAGGATAGCATGGATGTTTTAAGGGAAAAACAGGAATACCTTCGGCAACGGCTGCGTGATCATCGGATCAAATTCCTTTATCATGATGTTGAGACTAGTTTCCTGGAAGCAGTATTTGCCCGAGGAGACCGGAAAACAGCGGATCTTCTGGAATGGGCGGTTCATGCCGGGTGTAAATTCGACGGCTGGAGCGAACACTTCCATTATGCGCGATGGAAGCAGGGGATGGAGGAAATTGGGCTGGATCCCCATTTCTATGTTGACCGGAAGTATGATTTGGACGAAGTACTCCCATGGGATCACCTTAGTGCCGGTGTCAGCAAAGCATTTTTAACGGAGGAATACGAAAAAGCCCTGGCAGAGGTGGCGACACCCGATTGCCGGGGTAAATGCAGTCAGTGCGGGGTATGTCCAGATTTGGCCAAGAAGGTCATGGTTAATCGCTAA
- a CDS encoding M50 family metallopeptidase, protein MQVKVHPTFIALLIVCFLAGQFTRALLVFGLVILHECCHILTARGFGINVLRVELYPYGGTAILDDRYQGNKKEETIIALAGPAFNISLFIVIQVLRGQGILIGEWALELAKINFWLASFNLLPVLPLDGGRIARGLFAGAFGFIPVTRFLAAAGKWTGGFFVFIGLLLQAFGLYIYEPTVFIILGIFFWIGSSKEMANARIVFLKQLCRKKERLFNQGLLAGNTLTVHRDTKIRRVIDGLTTDHYSLIYVLGKDDVINRTFSESEVVQGMMDHGLDYPVYDLKK, encoded by the coding sequence ATGCAGGTTAAGGTTCATCCGACATTTATTGCCCTTTTGATCGTATGTTTTCTGGCAGGACAGTTTACGAGGGCGCTCCTGGTATTTGGACTGGTTATCCTGCACGAATGCTGTCATATACTCACGGCCAGAGGTTTTGGGATCAACGTCTTACGTGTCGAGTTATATCCCTATGGCGGAACGGCTATCCTCGATGATAGGTATCAAGGAAATAAGAAGGAAGAAACCATTATCGCGTTAGCGGGGCCGGCGTTCAATATCAGTTTATTCATTGTTATTCAGGTGCTTCGCGGTCAGGGCATTCTCATTGGCGAGTGGGCTTTGGAATTGGCGAAGATCAATTTCTGGCTGGCGTCCTTTAATTTGCTGCCTGTCCTTCCTTTGGACGGAGGACGTATTGCTCGGGGGCTATTTGCAGGCGCGTTTGGCTTTATTCCCGTTACGCGTTTTCTTGCAGCTGCAGGAAAATGGACAGGGGGATTTTTTGTTTTTATTGGGTTATTGCTCCAGGCATTTGGTCTTTATATCTATGAACCAACCGTCTTCATCATCCTGGGAATTTTTTTCTGGATCGGCAGCAGCAAAGAAATGGCCAATGCCAGAATTGTTTTTTTGAAGCAGCTGTGCCGCAAGAAGGAGCGGCTCTTTAACCAGGGCTTATTGGCCGGCAATACACTTACAGTCCATCGGGATACGAAGATCAGACGCGTCATCGATGGATTAACCACCGATCATTATAGCCTTATCTATGTCTTAGGTAAGGATGATGTCATCAATCGCACATTCAGCGAGAGTGAAGTAGTTCAGGGTATGATGGATCATGGATTGGATTATCCTGTTTATGACCTGAAAAAATAA
- a CDS encoding DUF2935 domain-containing protein — translation MQFSYGDALPLRLLDEANFWKHQEYEHTIVIREMVSNLERKYIEELKDWEHALTETHGQVIKLTETVVRYGNIQPVEDHVLRLISFCVEQSGRFIQFLFELLSLSPAVKSNPIYVSVIKHQIRESEYFVGIAQTICGQV, via the coding sequence GTGCAATTTTCGTATGGTGATGCTTTGCCGCTTCGATTACTCGATGAGGCTAATTTCTGGAAGCACCAGGAATATGAACATACCATTGTGATCCGTGAAATGGTCTCCAACTTAGAACGAAAATATATTGAGGAATTAAAAGACTGGGAACATGCCTTGACCGAAACACATGGCCAAGTCATCAAGCTAACCGAGACCGTCGTTCGCTACGGTAATATCCAGCCGGTGGAAGACCATGTTTTGCGTCTCATCAGTTTTTGTGTAGAACAAAGCGGCCGTTTCATCCAATTCTTATTTGAACTCTTAAGTCTCAGCCCCGCCGTCAAATCAAATCCGATTTATGTGTCCGTCATCAAACATCAGATCCGCGAATCCGAGTATTTTGTCGGTATCGCTCAAACCATCTGCGGTCAGGTCTGA
- a CDS encoding murein hydrolase activator EnvC family protein — protein sequence MDPFERWDDWEFEKAAREIGQNGHDRDYVRNKNMNRYAYERKPYGTFIEKINGSQKRVLLSAFLFLAIVFSSQGSDSVSKGVYSVYKSGMESGNLYTALNSMAKEAIGIQDTESLPVNATKQEIFYPPVAGAVKVAFAGTGLDGKSSRGIEVESSIGTAVLCPQEGVVLEVTESSTYGQAVHINFGNGWEGFLGNFGEIKVVQGQPVSKGMTLGTVGISSAREKPWFYLELLKDGEPVNPLNYLIQN from the coding sequence ATGGATCCGTTTGAGCGTTGGGATGATTGGGAATTCGAAAAGGCTGCCCGGGAGATTGGACAAAATGGCCATGACAGAGACTATGTCCGGAATAAAAATATGAACCGGTATGCCTATGAAAGAAAGCCCTACGGGACTTTTATAGAAAAAATTAATGGTAGCCAAAAAAGAGTACTGCTTTCTGCCTTTCTATTTTTAGCAATTGTGTTCAGTTCTCAAGGAAGCGATAGTGTTTCCAAAGGGGTCTATTCGGTTTATAAGAGTGGTATGGAAAGCGGAAATTTATATACCGCTTTAAATTCTATGGCGAAAGAAGCTATTGGCATCCAAGATACGGAAAGTTTGCCGGTCAACGCGACAAAACAGGAGATCTTCTATCCGCCGGTTGCCGGAGCAGTCAAAGTTGCTTTTGCGGGAACAGGTCTTGATGGTAAGTCCAGTCGGGGCATCGAGGTCGAAAGTAGCATCGGGACTGCCGTACTATGCCCTCAGGAAGGGGTTGTTCTGGAAGTAACGGAAAGCAGCACATATGGACAAGCGGTACACATTAATTTTGGCAATGGCTGGGAGGGTTTCTTGGGGAACTTTGGTGAGATCAAGGTCGTACAAGGACAGCCGGTGTCCAAGGGGATGACATTAGGTACAGTTGGGATCAGCTCAGCACGGGAAAAGCCTTGGTTTTATTTGGAATTGCTTAAGGACGGAGAACCGGTAAACCCCCTGAATTATCTGATTCAGAACTAA